One stretch of Bacteroidota bacterium DNA includes these proteins:
- a CDS encoding carboxypeptidase-like regulatory domain-containing protein: MLKQIQLLFLITLASVTIAKAQVGQGGLKGKVLDKVNNEPVPFANVVVELNGNQIAGVTTDIDGNFFIKPLSPGKYDVKASFVGYEKIQISGVVVSSDQIAFLNIKMSQGIELATFEKVEYEVPLISKDKTSSGGTVTREEIAKMPGRSAEMAALTVGGIYSADGERGSVRGAREDATDTYIDGVKVRGAVTVPNQAIEQVTVIMGGVPAQYGDATGGIISITTRGASSTYFGGVELISSQLTDAYGYNLMGYTLSGPLLMKNDPQDSTKKKPLVGFFFSGELKSEKDPRPSAIGSWKVNEDKMQSLRDNPSKPVGTGFFPTGEFVRTSDMEQIKARQNVSTKGAVVAGKIDINTSTNTHLTLGGTMDYGTKRTGVSNDINRNVFENTLFNSDHNPLITENVWRVYTNFTHRFTGDAMQEESASVIKNAYYSLQLDYSKNNRRIEDPIHKDKIFNYGHIGKFNSTFVNYYTPFPVFEDSTGLTAYVHENFQQTAYEFEPGTSNPILANYTQNYYDLYEDPAGHYENPQQVIEGGGLLNGRYPMNKSRGHVYDIWNAPGMPYNGYSIMDNSQFRVRATGSADIKNHAILVGFEYEQRSDRFFNVTNPYQLWQRARDLANLHIQQRDVANPEVVYTEGNPIPTITYKRFNNSPGEYDNFNGDETQSFFDYNLRGKLNLDQDGLDFLDVDSYDPSLYTLDMFSANELLNEGYNFVSYAGYNHKGERLKGKPSFDGFFNDRDEFGNLKREIGAFQPIYIAGYIQDKFAFEDLIFNVGLRVDRFDANQFVLKDPYSLFETRKAAELPADLRPSNIGDNFVVYTSDDATADISEPNSILGYRDGDKWYNAKGIELNDPSVLLTSKGVTAPWLLNPDKRNASTDLTSSAFTDYTPQVIVMPRIAFSFPISDEALFFAHYDVLAKRPGSGLRLDPTDYLFLQSGPNSTLNNPNLKPEKTITYELGFQQKLTYSSSLKFSAFYNEMRDMVQVINVNYAYPRTYRTYGNMDFGTVKGMTIVYDLRRTGNISLRASYTLQFADGTGSSATTGLNMINAGQPNLRTAFPLEFDQRHNFTASLDFRFGKGKNYNGPVWFDKQVFSNTGLNVLGMAGSGTPYSQQSNISPEALVNGGRSVMKGSMNGSRNPGQMRLSLRLDKDIDLQWGKEEEKKKKAALNVYLWVQNVLNTKNVINVYRATGNPDDDGFLNAAEYQQGIQQQNDEAAYRELYALKVNNPRNYSMPRTIRLGVILSF, translated from the coding sequence ATGCTAAAACAAATACAACTGTTGTTTTTAATTACTCTTGCTTCGGTTACCATTGCAAAAGCACAGGTAGGCCAAGGTGGTTTAAAAGGTAAAGTTTTGGACAAGGTAAATAATGAGCCTGTTCCTTTTGCAAATGTTGTTGTGGAATTAAACGGCAATCAAATTGCAGGTGTTACTACTGATATTGATGGTAATTTTTTCATTAAACCGCTTTCTCCCGGAAAGTATGATGTTAAAGCATCTTTTGTAGGTTATGAGAAAATTCAAATATCCGGAGTAGTAGTTTCTTCTGATCAAATTGCTTTCTTAAATATTAAAATGTCTCAGGGTATTGAACTTGCTACTTTTGAAAAAGTGGAGTATGAAGTTCCTTTGATATCTAAAGATAAAACTTCTTCTGGAGGTACTGTTACCCGGGAGGAAATTGCCAAAATGCCGGGGCGTTCCGCGGAAATGGCCGCTCTTACTGTAGGTGGTATTTATTCTGCTGACGGTGAAAGAGGTAGTGTAAGAGGAGCAAGAGAGGATGCAACGGATACTTATATTGATGGTGTTAAAGTTAGAGGTGCAGTTACAGTTCCTAACCAGGCTATTGAACAAGTTACTGTTATTATGGGAGGAGTACCTGCTCAATATGGTGATGCTACCGGAGGTATTATTAGTATTACAACCAGGGGCGCATCTTCCACTTATTTTGGAGGGGTGGAGCTTATTTCTTCTCAATTAACAGATGCATATGGTTATAATCTTATGGGTTATACCCTTTCCGGACCTTTATTAATGAAAAATGATCCTCAGGATTCTACCAAGAAAAAACCTTTAGTTGGATTTTTCTTTTCTGGTGAATTGAAATCTGAAAAGGACCCTCGTCCTTCAGCCATTGGTTCTTGGAAAGTGAATGAAGATAAAATGCAATCACTCAGAGACAATCCTTCCAAACCTGTTGGGACCGGTTTCTTTCCTACCGGTGAGTTTGTAAGGACAAGTGATATGGAGCAAATTAAAGCAAGACAAAATGTTTCTACTAAAGGAGCTGTGGTTGCAGGCAAAATTGATATTAATACCAGTACAAACACCCATCTTACACTGGGTGGTACAATGGACTATGGAACAAAGAGAACGGGTGTTTCTAATGATATTAATAGGAATGTTTTTGAAAATACTTTGTTTAACTCTGACCATAATCCATTAATAACAGAAAATGTGTGGAGGGTTTATACAAATTTCACACATCGTTTTACTGGCGATGCCATGCAGGAAGAATCTGCTTCAGTAATTAAAAATGCATACTATTCTTTGCAGTTGGATTATTCCAAAAACAACAGAAGAATTGAGGACCCGATTCACAAAGACAAAATTTTCAACTATGGTCATATTGGAAAATTCAATTCTACATTTGTGAATTACTATACTCCTTTTCCTGTTTTTGAAGACTCTACTGGATTAACTGCATACGTGCATGAGAATTTTCAACAAACTGCTTATGAATTTGAACCTGGCACCAGCAATCCTATTCTTGCTAATTATACACAGAATTACTATGATTTATATGAGGACCCTGCAGGGCATTATGAAAATCCTCAACAAGTAATTGAAGGAGGAGGTTTGTTAAATGGACGTTATCCAATGAATAAATCTCGTGGTCATGTTTATGATATTTGGAACGCACCTGGAATGCCTTACAATGGATATTCAATTATGGACAATTCTCAGTTCAGAGTAAGAGCTACCGGATCTGCAGATATTAAAAACCACGCTATTCTTGTAGGTTTTGAATACGAACAGCGCTCAGATAGATTTTTTAATGTTACAAACCCTTATCAATTGTGGCAAAGAGCCAGAGATCTTGCAAACCTGCACATACAACAACGTGATGTTGCTAACCCAGAAGTGGTTTACACGGAGGGGAATCCAATTCCAACCATCACTTATAAAAGGTTTAATAATTCTCCAGGAGAGTATGACAATTTTAATGGTGACGAAACCCAGTCCTTTTTTGATTATAATTTAAGAGGAAAATTAAACCTGGATCAGGATGGCCTTGATTTTCTTGATGTGGATTCTTACGATCCAAGCCTTTATACGCTTGATATGTTTAGTGCAAATGAATTGTTGAATGAGGGTTATAATTTTGTTAGCTATGCCGGATATAACCACAAAGGAGAAAGACTTAAAGGGAAGCCAAGTTTTGATGGTTTCTTTAACGATAGAGATGAATTTGGAAATTTAAAACGTGAAATAGGTGCTTTTCAGCCAATTTACATTGCAGGGTATATTCAGGATAAATTTGCTTTTGAAGATCTTATTTTTAATGTTGGTCTTCGTGTTGACAGGTTTGATGCCAATCAGTTTGTTTTGAAAGATCCTTATTCTTTATTTGAAACAAGGAAAGCTGCTGAACTTCCTGCTGATTTACGCCCTTCCAATATTGGCGATAACTTCGTTGTTTATACCTCAGATGATGCGACTGCAGATATTTCTGAGCCAAATTCAATTTTAGGTTACAGAGATGGCGATAAATGGTATAACGCTAAAGGAATTGAATTGAATGACCCTAGTGTGCTTCTAACTTCTAAGGGCGTTACGGCTCCATGGTTGCTTAATCCTGATAAGAGAAATGCAAGTACTGATCTTACCAGTTCTGCATTTACAGATTATACTCCACAGGTAATAGTTATGCCGCGTATCGCTTTTTCATTCCCTATTTCTGATGAAGCATTGTTTTTCGCACATTATGATGTACTTGCAAAAAGACCAGGAAGTGGCTTAAGATTAGATCCTACGGATTATCTTTTTCTTCAAAGTGGTCCGAATTCAACTTTAAACAATCCAAATTTGAAACCTGAGAAAACAATTACCTATGAATTGGGTTTTCAACAAAAGTTAACTTATAGCTCTTCTTTGAAGTTTTCTGCCTTCTACAATGAAATGAGAGACATGGTTCAGGTGATAAACGTGAATTATGCTTATCCAAGAACCTATAGAACTTATGGTAATATGGATTTTGGAACAGTAAAAGGGATGACAATTGTTTATGATTTAAGAAGGACCGGAAATATTTCACTTAGAGCATCTTATACTTTGCAATTTGCTGATGGTACAGGCTCTAGTGCAACTACCGGTTTAAATATGATCAATGCTGGCCAGCCCAATTTAAGAACAGCATTTCCTTTGGAATTTGACCAGCGCCACAATTTTACCGCAAGTCTTGATTTTAGATTTGGAAAAGGAAAAAATTACAATGGCCCGGTTTGGTTTGATAAGCAGGTTTTCTCAAATACCGGTCTAAATGTTCTGGGAATGGCAGGCTCAGGTACTCCTTATTCCCAGCAGTCTAACATTAGCCCGGAAGCATTAGTGAATGGCGGTAGAAGTGTAATGAAAGGAAGCATGAATGGATCAAGAAATCCAGGACAAATGCGCCTTAGTTTAAGATTAGACAAAGACATTGATTTGCAGTGGGGTAAAGAGGAAGAGAAAAAGAAAAAAGCTGCTTTAAATGTTTACCTATGGGTTCAAAATGTGTTAAATACCAAGAATGTTATTAATGTTTACAGAGCTACAGGGAATCCTGACGATGATGGTTTTTTGAATGCTGCCGAATATCAGCAAGGCATCCAGCAGCAAAACGATGAAGCTGCTTACAGAGAATTATATGCTCTTAAAGTTAACAATCCACGTAATTACAGTATGCCAAGAACAATAAGGTTAGGAGTAATCCTGAGCTTTTAA